A genome region from Blautia coccoides includes the following:
- a CDS encoding helix-turn-helix domain-containing protein, translating to MNQQKIGEFIFTCRKEKGLTQSQLAEILGVSDKSISRWENGKTMPDLSLYEPLCKALDIQISELLYAKKMKDYEKTIKGEKSALNILKTKSQLETFGVLTEILIFIGIIITISLTKILAVTTIQMIITMICGCFVWGFGLILRIKIRRAIMKLEDC from the coding sequence ATGAATCAACAGAAAATAGGAGAATTTATATTTACTTGTAGAAAGGAGAAGGGGCTCACTCAGTCACAACTTGCAGAAATATTAGGAGTTAGTGATAAATCTATTTCCAGATGGGAGAATGGCAAAACAATGCCAGATCTATCGTTATATGAACCTTTATGTAAGGCTCTTGATATTCAGATATCAGAGTTACTATATGCAAAGAAGATGAAAGATTATGAAAAAACCATTAAAGGTGAAAAATCTGCATTGAATATTTTAAAAACTAAATCTCAACTTGAAACATTTGGAGTTTTAACTGAAATTCTAATTTTTATTGGAATCATTATTACAATATCACTAACAAAAATATTAGCAGTTACTACAATCCAAATGATTATAACAATGATATGTGGATGTTTTGTATGGGGGTTTGGTTTAATACTAAGGATCAAAATCAGAAGAGCAATCATGAAATTGGAAGACTGTTAA
- a CDS encoding VOC family protein: MNGRNVRIGASLLVGDMDSMVRFYRDILGFSTQWDGGDFAEFETASGSLSLFMYSREQFVKAIGESYVPPKGINQSFEIALWLPSFADVDEEYERLSKLGLRFPTGEPITYPFGIRNFYVADPEGNLLEIGSTNET; the protein is encoded by the coding sequence TTGAACGGACGTAATGTAAGGATAGGTGCGAGTCTATTAGTCGGAGATATGGATAGTATGGTTCGATTTTACAGAGATATATTGGGTTTTTCTACACAATGGGATGGCGGGGATTTCGCGGAGTTTGAAACAGCAAGCGGTTCGCTGTCTTTATTCATGTACAGCAGAGAGCAATTCGTAAAGGCTATTGGAGAGAGTTATGTTCCGCCAAAGGGAATTAACCAATCATTTGAAATTGCCTTGTGGCTACCGAGTTTTGCTGATGTGGATGAGGAATATGAGCGGCTATCAAAGTTAGGACTGCGCTTTCCCACTGGAGAACCCATCACCTATCCTTTTGGCATCCGTAACTTTTATGTTGCCGACCCGGAAGGCAATCTACTTGAAATTGGAAGTACGAACGAAACGTAG
- a CDS encoding cache domain-containing sensor histidine kinase, with product MSVSEDMMKEDWYMESIHNTMPVLTGARMQSFSSDKDNWVISISTEIIDAAGENLGVLLMDMPYSVVEDHLSSLDLGTGGYVFLLNDKGEPVYHKDTSYFSEPNKQKLLRTILAEGDGYDKKQNLLTYQTKIENAGWTMVGVVSLDTLYMLKQQLFEAVLLTGGILFGMVLLFGFLFTRRLAAPMADLEQGMNEIERLAEISVQKYGFTEVELLAGNYNRMIRRVLELMEEVSDKEKTLRQAELSVLVSQINPHFLYNTLDTIVWMAEFGDSKKVIALTKSLAAFFRLSLGGGRELVTVADELEHVRQYLYIQKERYEGKLSYKISAPEELLDYTVPKIILQPLVENSIYHGIKPMNVPGRITVTVEEDGEQLLFTVADNGVGFDPAALPAKESPKKSGVGLQNVDSRLKLIYGPGCGVTVDSAPGAGCTVRLTVGRHVKSAPRIK from the coding sequence ATGTCAGTTTCAGAGGATATGATGAAGGAGGACTGGTATATGGAATCCATCCACAATACCATGCCCGTTCTTACTGGTGCCCGGATGCAGAGTTTTTCCTCTGATAAGGATAACTGGGTAATTTCCATCAGTACAGAGATCATCGATGCTGCCGGTGAAAATCTGGGCGTCCTGCTGATGGATATGCCATACAGCGTTGTCGAGGACCATCTAAGCAGCCTGGATCTGGGAACGGGAGGCTATGTATTCCTCTTGAACGACAAAGGCGAGCCGGTTTACCACAAGGACACCAGTTATTTTTCCGAACCAAACAAGCAGAAGTTACTGCGGACAATTTTGGCAGAAGGGGATGGCTACGACAAAAAGCAGAACCTGCTCACTTATCAGACAAAAATCGAGAACGCTGGCTGGACAATGGTGGGCGTAGTGTCTTTGGATACCCTGTACATGCTGAAGCAGCAGCTTTTTGAAGCGGTGCTGCTGACCGGTGGCATACTCTTCGGGATGGTACTGCTGTTTGGCTTTCTCTTCACCCGTCGGCTGGCAGCACCTATGGCCGATCTGGAACAGGGTATGAACGAGATTGAAAGACTGGCGGAGATCAGTGTGCAAAAGTATGGCTTTACCGAAGTGGAGCTGCTGGCCGGAAATTACAACCGGATGATCCGCCGCGTGCTGGAGCTGATGGAAGAGGTCTCTGACAAGGAAAAGACGCTGCGCCAGGCGGAGCTTAGTGTACTGGTGAGCCAGATCAATCCTCATTTTCTCTACAACACCCTGGACACTATCGTTTGGATGGCTGAATTTGGCGACAGCAAAAAAGTGATCGCTCTCACCAAATCCCTGGCCGCTTTCTTTCGGTTGTCCCTTGGCGGGGGGCGGGAACTGGTCACCGTGGCTGATGAGCTGGAGCATGTGCGGCAGTACTTGTATATTCAAAAAGAACGGTATGAGGGGAAACTCAGTTATAAAATTTCTGCCCCGGAGGAGCTGCTGGATTACACGGTGCCCAAGATCATCCTCCAGCCCCTTGTGGAGAACAGCATTTACCACGGCATCAAGCCGATGAACGTCCCTGGACGGATCACCGTGACAGTGGAAGAGGATGGGGAACAGCTGCTCTTTACTGTGGCGGATAACGGTGTGGGCTTCGACCCCGCGGCGCTGCCTGCGAAAGAGTCGCCCAAGAAAAGCGGCGTGGGTCTGCAAAACGTGGACAGCCGCTTAAAGCTCATATATGGGCCGGGCTGTGGCGTGACCGTTGATTCTGCTCCTGGTGCAGGCTGCACCGTGCGGCTGACAGTAGGCAGACATGTTAAGAGTGCTCCTCGCATAAAGTAA
- a CDS encoding methyl-accepting chemotaxis protein, whose translation MSSYKEPTKIPAKKTAGKHSSISRKISWSLLAVLVPALIGMITIAGFMASGSISGLNTQLIDAQTDYAVSVVDDFFSGKIAIVSLYENDSIFGKYFHAVATPDDIGNYEYLSDVTQELNNIMAATEDEQVLQAWIADERTDCYVIPSGEYGKAGLDDLEWYHLALAERKTAISNPYVDGITGKNVVTIVTPVYYDSEIAGFMGLDVTLDSLSELISGIHVGEHGYMELISNNNVYVYSNDPLAVNKNVDELDITDEYKQKVKDNYNGNYHFTYQGNQYTSVFRDSETTDWLAIATLPVSEMNATRNHLISILAVLAIVVLALLVFIIITIIRRVTKPLSEISGGMQEFARGNLNVELKTMRNDEIGLLADSTRSAIRSLKEMIQDISYILGEISRGNLEVAVKGNYVGDFQDIRNALEQIIESLNTTLKQIKGAAEQVSVGSEQVSEGAQSLAQGASEQAGTVEELAASIHEISRKVNSNADHSDTANEKAAAVGMEAVESDRRMHEMLKAMKEIQESSHKIGSILKVIEDIAFQTNILSLNAAVEAARAGDAGKGFSVVAGEVRNLAAKSSEAAKTTGALIDSSLDIVENGVQIADETAMSLQNVKEGAGEVADALAEITKASSEQADSVAHITRAISQISNVTQGNSATAEESAAASEELSAQAVLLEELIAKFKM comes from the coding sequence ATGTCCAGTTACAAAGAGCCAACAAAAATACCTGCGAAGAAAACAGCCGGGAAACATAGCAGCATCAGCCGGAAGATTAGCTGGAGTCTGCTTGCTGTTCTTGTGCCGGCACTGATTGGTATGATCACCATTGCCGGCTTTATGGCTTCAGGCTCCATATCGGGCTTAAATACTCAGCTGATAGATGCACAGACTGATTATGCCGTTTCTGTTGTCGATGATTTTTTCAGCGGAAAGATTGCCATAGTCAGCCTTTATGAAAATGACAGTATCTTTGGCAAATATTTTCATGCCGTTGCAACCCCCGATGATATCGGAAACTATGAATATCTAAGTGATGTCACACAGGAATTGAACAATATTATGGCGGCAACTGAGGACGAGCAGGTGCTCCAGGCATGGATTGCCGATGAAAGAACAGACTGTTACGTTATCCCTTCCGGCGAATACGGAAAGGCCGGTTTAGATGACCTGGAATGGTATCATCTGGCCCTGGCGGAAAGGAAAACGGCAATCTCCAACCCTTATGTTGACGGAATAACAGGGAAAAACGTTGTTACGATCGTAACACCTGTATATTACGATTCTGAAATAGCTGGCTTCATGGGTCTGGATGTAACACTTGACAGCCTGAGCGAATTGATATCCGGTATCCATGTGGGGGAACATGGATATATGGAACTGATTTCCAATAATAATGTATATGTATACAGCAATGACCCATTAGCTGTAAATAAAAATGTAGACGAGCTTGATATCACGGATGAATATAAACAAAAGGTAAAAGATAACTATAATGGTAACTATCATTTCACTTACCAGGGTAACCAGTACACCTCTGTATTCAGAGACAGTGAGACAACTGACTGGCTGGCTATTGCCACGCTGCCGGTTTCCGAGATGAATGCCACACGCAACCACCTCATATCTATTCTTGCTGTTCTGGCCATTGTAGTGCTTGCACTGCTGGTGTTTATCATCATTACCATTATCCGGAGGGTTACAAAACCTTTATCAGAGATCAGTGGAGGAATGCAGGAGTTTGCCAGGGGCAATCTGAATGTAGAGCTTAAGACCATGCGAAATGATGAGATCGGACTCCTGGCGGACAGTACAAGGTCTGCAATCCGTTCATTAAAAGAGATGATTCAGGATATTTCATACATACTCGGGGAGATTTCACGCGGAAATCTGGAGGTTGCTGTGAAGGGGAATTATGTCGGAGATTTTCAGGATATCAGAAATGCCCTCGAGCAGATTATTGAATCTTTGAATACGACTCTGAAACAGATCAAGGGAGCGGCCGAACAGGTTTCGGTTGGTTCCGAACAGGTATCCGAGGGTGCTCAGTCACTTGCCCAGGGTGCTTCTGAACAGGCTGGGACGGTGGAAGAACTCGCAGCAAGTATACATGAGATATCCCGTAAGGTCAACTCAAATGCCGATCATTCGGATACCGCCAACGAAAAGGCCGCCGCTGTTGGAATGGAAGCTGTGGAGAGTGACCGCCGGATGCATGAGATGCTCAAAGCAATGAAGGAGATACAGGAGAGTTCACACAAGATAGGAAGCATCCTGAAAGTCATTGAAGATATCGCTTTCCAGACGAATATTCTTTCCCTAAATGCCGCTGTTGAAGCTGCCAGGGCGGGCGATGCAGGAAAAGGATTCTCCGTAGTGGCCGGAGAGGTCAGAAATCTGGCTGCCAAAAGTTCTGAGGCGGCAAAAACTACAGGCGCGCTGATTGACAGTTCTCTGGATATCGTGGAAAACGGTGTACAGATAGCGGACGAAACAGCCATGTCTCTTCAGAATGTCAAAGAAGGGGCTGGGGAAGTCGCAGATGCACTTGCGGAAATTACCAAAGCTTCCAGTGAGCAGGCAGATTCTGTTGCACATATCACACGGGCAATTTCTCAGATTTCTAATGTTACACAGGGGAATTCCGCGACCGCAGAGGAAAGTGCAGCTGCCAGCGAAGAACTTTCCGCCCAGGCGGTCCTTCTGGAGGAGTTAATCGCAAAATTCAAAATGTAG
- a CDS encoding aspartate/glutamate racemase family protein, with the protein MKTIGLIGGMSWESTVPYYRIINEEVKKRLGGLHSAKIILYSVEFDEIEKCQSSGDWEKSGDILGRAAQSLEIAGVDFILICTNTMHKVVPQIASMIHVPIIHIADATADELQKNQIEKVGLLGTKYTMTQDFYKKRLIDRGIDVVIPDDTDIDVINDIIFQELCLGKIKEESRIKFEKVIECLKKKGANGVILGCTEIGLLIHQSDSSLPVYDTTLIHAKKAAKIALDTGELGFSGSK; encoded by the coding sequence ATGAAAACGATTGGATTGATTGGCGGAATGAGTTGGGAAAGCACTGTTCCATATTACCGGATTATCAACGAAGAAGTTAAAAAGAGACTTGGCGGTCTTCATTCGGCCAAGATTATTCTTTACAGCGTAGAATTCGATGAAATAGAAAAATGTCAGTCAAGCGGGGACTGGGAAAAAAGCGGTGATATTCTTGGAAGGGCCGCACAGAGTTTAGAAATTGCTGGAGTGGACTTCATTCTGATTTGTACCAATACGATGCATAAGGTAGTGCCACAAATTGCCTCAATGATCCATGTCCCTATTATTCATATCGCAGATGCCACAGCGGATGAACTTCAAAAAAATCAAATTGAGAAGGTTGGATTACTTGGTACAAAGTACACGATGACGCAGGATTTTTATAAGAAGAGGCTGATTGATAGGGGGATAGATGTTGTTATCCCAGATGATACTGATATTGATGTTATTAATGATATTATCTTCCAAGAACTCTGTTTAGGGAAAATAAAGGAAGAGTCGCGTATAAAATTTGAGAAAGTAATTGAATGCCTAAAGAAAAAAGGCGCAAATGGTGTGATTCTTGGCTGTACTGAGATTGGGCTTCTTATTCATCAATCGGATTCTTCACTTCCTGTTTACGACACCACCCTTATCCATGCCAAAAAGGCAGCTAAGATAGCGCTGGACACTGGAGAACTTGGATTTTCTGGATCAAAATGA
- a CDS encoding 4Fe-4S binding protein, producing MITREKVKEIMFSLGADLCGIASIDRFGDAPKGYHPLDVLPTCESVISFGCRFPIGTLICKSAIPYTRVRNSITPKMDAIALDFCIEMEKNQIVCVPIPTNEDQWDKNTGRYRSIVSQKHAAQAAGLGTIGRHSLLITPEFGSMVWLGTVLCEQGFEPDEMKEPLCNNCNLCVEICPVNALEKWEIKQQSCWEFAFGDNEEEKVWEISCHKCRDICPYNLGYQNSFLKQNNEG from the coding sequence ATGATTACACGTGAAAAAGTAAAGGAAATAATGTTTTCACTAGGTGCAGATTTATGTGGCATAGCAAGTATAGACAGATTTGGTGATGCGCCGAAGGGTTATCATCCGTTAGATGTTTTACCCACATGCGAATCGGTAATATCTTTTGGGTGCAGATTTCCAATTGGAACACTAATTTGTAAATCTGCTATTCCATATACAAGGGTGCGAAATTCTATTACGCCCAAAATGGATGCGATAGCGCTTGATTTCTGTATTGAAATGGAAAAGAATCAGATTGTATGTGTTCCTATACCGACAAATGAAGATCAATGGGACAAAAATACTGGCAGATACCGTTCTATTGTTTCTCAAAAACATGCCGCTCAGGCGGCAGGATTAGGGACGATAGGAAGACATTCTCTATTGATAACACCGGAATTTGGCAGCATGGTTTGGTTAGGGACCGTTTTATGTGAGCAGGGGTTTGAGCCTGATGAAATGAAAGAACCTCTTTGCAATAATTGTAATTTGTGTGTGGAAATTTGCCCTGTAAACGCTTTGGAAAAATGGGAAATAAAGCAACAATCCTGTTGGGAGTTTGCTTTTGGAGATAATGAAGAAGAAAAAGTTTGGGAAATTTCGTGTCATAAATGTAGAGATATTTGCCCATATAATTTGGGATATCAAAATTCATTTTTAAAGCAAAATAATGAAGGTTAA
- a CDS encoding diguanylate cyclase domain-containing protein, with product MHERIKGSFRYFVITAVCLFLILGCLVLYAGVQEANLKKAEAVRETKIYAERIEALLNSLFHKTDILESIIITSNGEVPEETFRDLAKSMIDSPGIRAVQYLPGGVVRYCYPLEGNEEVIGDNIFQNPSRKRDARLAVDTKEIALSGPYDLDQGGFGLVARNPIFLTNKEGEESFWGFSVIILDLPDAIGDIHLEELRQSGYEYSLHCMVDDQPVVVTQSTDFTGQWTIDNSIRVPNHIWTLTLQSKTGWLPWREMTVKAVIILLLSLLCGELVYMNKKKQDQIHRMAVTDELTGTYNRRWLKQYLEKSCMKRTQPFMLLYMDLNGFKKINDVLGHGYGDQLLVEVARRLEEFLGPSDILSRIGGDEFVMILKLDADNKARQEVDKKIHKVISEPYNLSGDATEESVGISVGIAFFPEDGTDHEHLMKIADERMYMDKQKSAASND from the coding sequence ATGCATGAGAGAATAAAAGGAAGTTTCCGTTATTTTGTGATAACAGCCGTTTGCTTATTTCTTATCCTGGGGTGCCTGGTTTTATATGCGGGTGTTCAGGAAGCAAACCTTAAAAAAGCGGAGGCAGTACGTGAGACAAAAATATATGCAGAGAGGATAGAAGCACTCTTAAATTCCTTGTTCCACAAAACAGACATCCTGGAATCTATTATTATCACCAGCAATGGAGAGGTTCCGGAAGAAACGTTCCGTGACCTGGCAAAGTCCATGATAGACAGTCCCGGCATAAGGGCTGTCCAATACCTGCCGGGAGGGGTTGTGCGCTACTGCTATCCCTTGGAGGGCAATGAGGAAGTGATTGGGGATAACATCTTTCAGAATCCCAGCCGTAAAAGGGACGCACGCCTGGCCGTTGACACCAAGGAGATCGCTTTGTCAGGGCCATATGATCTAGACCAGGGCGGCTTTGGACTGGTGGCCAGAAATCCCATTTTCCTGACTAACAAAGAGGGGGAGGAATCTTTTTGGGGATTCTCTGTCATTATCCTGGACTTGCCGGATGCCATCGGAGATATCCATCTGGAGGAATTAAGACAGTCCGGCTATGAATACAGCCTTCATTGTATGGTGGATGATCAGCCGGTAGTAGTTACCCAATCCACGGATTTCACAGGACAGTGGACCATCGATAATAGTATCCGTGTCCCCAACCATATATGGACACTGACCCTGCAGTCCAAAACGGGATGGCTCCCATGGAGAGAAATGACGGTGAAAGCCGTAATCATCCTGCTGCTAAGCCTCCTGTGCGGAGAATTGGTTTATATGAACAAGAAGAAACAGGACCAGATCCACCGCATGGCAGTCACAGACGAACTGACGGGCACCTACAACAGAAGATGGCTGAAGCAGTATCTGGAAAAATCATGCATGAAGAGGACCCAGCCTTTCATGCTCTTATATATGGATTTAAACGGCTTTAAAAAGATAAATGATGTTCTGGGGCATGGATACGGCGACCAGCTTCTAGTGGAAGTGGCACGGCGTTTAGAAGAATTTCTGGGTCCCTCCGATATCTTGTCCAGGATAGGAGGAGATGAATTCGTCATGATCCTCAAACTGGATGCTGACAACAAGGCAAGACAGGAGGTTGATAAAAAGATACACAAGGTTATCAGCGAGCCTTATAACCTGAGTGGAGATGCCACAGAGGAATCCGTAGGCATTAGCGTAGGAATCGCATTCTTCCCTGAAGACGGAACTGATCATGAGCATTTGATGAAGATTGCAGATGAACGAATGTATATGGATAAACAGAAAAGTGCGGCATCTAATGATTAG
- a CDS encoding ABC transporter ATP-binding protein, whose product MGLIEVNEVSKKYIQEESEFRALEHVSLSVEKGEFICLLGPSGCGKTTLLNAAAGFERIDSGSILIDGKKVENPSPDHVTVFQHYGLLPWKSVEKNVMMGLLAKKYKKQEAKERTDSYLKLVGLERFKKFKPWQLSGGMQQRVSIARALAVKPRILFMDEPFAALDAITRLQMQDDIHRIAEKEKITVIFVTHDIEEAVALADRIVVMTPNPGKIKTIIPVPLGKHRDRTSDDFLAVRDKVFDAFGMKEEERIEYYL is encoded by the coding sequence ATGGGACTGATCGAGGTAAATGAGGTTTCTAAAAAATACATTCAGGAGGAATCGGAATTCCGGGCGCTTGAGCACGTGTCGCTTTCCGTAGAAAAGGGGGAATTTATCTGTCTTTTGGGACCAAGCGGCTGTGGAAAGACCACGCTTTTAAACGCCGCTGCAGGATTTGAACGGATAGATTCTGGAAGTATCCTCATTGATGGAAAGAAAGTAGAAAACCCCTCCCCGGATCATGTGACTGTTTTTCAGCATTATGGACTTTTGCCCTGGAAGAGTGTGGAGAAAAATGTCATGATGGGGCTGCTTGCAAAAAAATATAAAAAGCAGGAAGCAAAAGAGCGGACGGATAGCTATCTGAAACTGGTCGGTTTGGAACGGTTTAAGAAATTTAAGCCATGGCAGCTCTCCGGCGGGATGCAGCAGAGGGTATCCATTGCCAGGGCGCTGGCAGTAAAACCGCGGATCCTGTTCATGGATGAACCATTTGCTGCATTGGATGCCATCACCAGGCTGCAGATGCAGGATGACATTCATAGAATTGCGGAAAAAGAGAAGATCACAGTTATCTTCGTGACACATGATATCGAGGAGGCCGTGGCACTGGCAGACCGGATTGTTGTCATGACACCAAATCCCGGGAAGATCAAAACGATCATACCTGTTCCCCTTGGAAAACATAGAGACAGGACCTCTGATGATTTCCTTGCGGTGCGAGATAAGGTGTTTGATGCTTTTGGAATGAAAGAGGAGGAACGGATTGAGTATTATCTATGA
- a CDS encoding ABC transporter permease translates to MKKIKTFVVPFAVLLLLWQVLAATGVFPKSLFPGPADVYEALAERAFSGKLLLDIGASMYRFLIGYTLASILAVLLGLIMGWMPCIWNYMNPVIQILRPISPVAWLPFIVLWAGTGDIPAIVIIFLAAFFPVLLTTVSAVNKLDPVYKKIASNFGLGKAKTLFGIIFPASFPQIASGLHLALGTAWIFLVAGEMAGAQSGLGYLVTDARNSLETDLLMAAILVIGLLGLVLDLLIRCGEDQAKRLWGFGTTEGGRD, encoded by the coding sequence ATGAAGAAGATCAAGACATTTGTAGTTCCTTTTGCTGTGCTGCTCCTTTTATGGCAGGTTCTGGCAGCAACAGGAGTATTTCCCAAAAGCCTGTTCCCGGGGCCTGCGGATGTATATGAAGCGTTGGCAGAGAGGGCATTTTCCGGGAAGCTTCTGTTGGATATTGGAGCCAGCATGTATCGGTTTTTAATTGGATATACCTTAGCTTCCATACTGGCAGTTCTGCTGGGACTTATCATGGGATGGATGCCCTGCATTTGGAACTATATGAATCCTGTGATCCAGATATTACGCCCCATATCACCGGTTGCATGGCTCCCCTTTATCGTCCTGTGGGCTGGGACAGGGGATATCCCTGCCATTGTGATCATCTTCCTGGCAGCGTTTTTCCCGGTTTTGCTCACAACAGTCAGTGCGGTAAACAAGCTGGATCCGGTATATAAAAAGATAGCGAGCAATTTTGGACTTGGGAAAGCGAAGACACTTTTTGGAATTATCTTCCCCGCCTCCTTTCCGCAGATTGCATCCGGCCTCCATCTGGCTCTGGGAACCGCCTGGATCTTTTTAGTGGCGGGAGAGATGGCGGGGGCACAGTCAGGCCTTGGCTATCTGGTTACGGATGCCAGGAACAGCCTGGAAACAGATCTGCTGATGGCGGCGATACTGGTGATCGGGCTGTTGGGGTTGGTTCTGGATCTATTGATTCGCTGCGGAGAGGACCAGGCAAAAAGGTTATGGGGATTTGGAACGACGGAAGGGGGAAGGGACTGA
- a CDS encoding ABC transporter substrate-binding protein — MKRIKAFAAWLTLALLVSSAVYYKYVEIQASGISGRADTQEKVIKIAYLPITHAVPLFKAKELLEEEKGTAVQLVRYGGWGELMDALNTGRVDGASVLVELAMKAREQGIPLELSALGHRDGNVIITDPQITEGSQLRGKTFAIPNEQSSHNILLQELLKKYSISTDEVTILEMAPAEMPPALRSGQIDGYCVAEPFGAKAVSSGIGTVFAESGELWENSICCGIVWNQNAVQDKQEAVNQFEKSYGKAGDTLSEEDAERIAEKYLEQEPDISRQSLAWISFQNLSVSRDAYEELCEKAEAFGLSQDTPSYDEFVKKQE, encoded by the coding sequence ATGAAAAGAATAAAAGCATTTGCTGCATGGCTTACGCTGGCACTGCTGGTTTCCAGTGCAGTCTACTATAAGTATGTCGAGATACAGGCATCCGGCATTTCAGGCAGGGCAGATACTCAGGAGAAAGTCATAAAAATCGCATATCTGCCGATCACCCATGCAGTGCCCTTATTTAAGGCAAAGGAACTTCTGGAGGAGGAGAAAGGGACAGCGGTGCAGCTTGTACGGTATGGCGGCTGGGGAGAGCTGATGGATGCACTCAATACTGGCAGGGTGGATGGTGCATCGGTTCTGGTGGAACTGGCAATGAAGGCAAGGGAACAGGGGATTCCCCTGGAACTGTCAGCTCTTGGGCACCGGGACGGAAATGTGATCATCACAGATCCGCAGATCACAGAGGGCAGCCAGCTTCGCGGTAAGACCTTCGCCATACCAAATGAGCAGTCTTCCCATAATATCCTGCTTCAGGAGCTGCTGAAGAAATATAGCATCTCTACAGACGAGGTGACCATTCTGGAAATGGCGCCTGCGGAGATGCCGCCTGCGCTAAGAAGCGGACAGATTGACGGATACTGTGTGGCAGAACCCTTTGGCGCAAAGGCGGTCAGCTCTGGGATCGGGACCGTCTTTGCCGAATCCGGTGAACTGTGGGAAAACTCCATCTGCTGCGGCATCGTATGGAACCAAAACGCGGTACAGGATAAGCAGGAGGCAGTAAACCAGTTTGAAAAATCTTATGGAAAAGCCGGTGATACTCTAAGTGAGGAAGACGCGGAAAGGATTGCTGAAAAGTATCTGGAGCAGGAACCTGATATCAGCCGCCAGTCCTTAGCGTGGATCTCGTTTCAGAACTTATCCGTGAGCAGGGATGCGTATGAGGAACTGTGTGAAAAGGCAGAGGCTTTTGGCTTGAGCCAGGATACCCCTTCCTATGACGAATTTGTAAAAAAGCAGGAATAA